One window of Vibrio sinaloensis genomic DNA carries:
- the relA gene encoding GTP diphosphokinase, which yields MVAVRSAHLNQDEQFELDKWIDSLHQDPKVSKRLKEVYLKSEAILKDNDQGPLLLWRGREMIEILITLSMDKATLVAALLFPIVSSGAYPRAQFEEDFGKETIKLIDGVEEMAALGQLNVTLEGSAASSQVDNVRRMLLAMVDDFRCVIIKLAERIANLVEVKKAPDEVRRAAAQECANIYAPLANRLGIGQLKWEMEDYAFRYQQPDTYKQIAKQLSERRIVREQYIKNFVDDLTAEMKALGINAEVSGRPKHIYSIWRKMQKKGLAFDELFDVRAVRIIADKLQDCYAALGTVHTKYKHLPSEFDDYVANPKPNGYQSIHTVILGPEGKTIEIQIRTKDMHEDSELGVAAHWKYKEGGGGRSGYDEKITWLRKLLDWQEEMSDSGEMLDELRSQVFDDRVYAFTPRGDVVDLPMGATPLDFAYHIHSEVGHRCIGAKVGGRIVPFTHKLQMGDQVEIITSKEPNPSRDWLNPNMGFVTSGRARAKINAWFRKQSREKNLEAGREILEDELAKIGATLKDAEHYALKRFNVNSADELYVGVGSGDLRINQIINHINALVNKPTAEEEDKQALEKLQEAVNKAPAQSRPKKDAVVVEGVDNLMTHLARCCQPIPGDDICGYITQGRGISVHRSDCEQLEELRHHAPERIIDTVWGSGFVGSYILTVRVEAMERSGLLKDITTLFANEKIKVTSMKNRVDYRRQLAIMDFDLEVTNIEILQRVSKRVEQIRDVMSVKRLG from the coding sequence TTAAATCAAGACGAACAGTTTGAGCTAGATAAGTGGATCGATAGTCTTCATCAAGATCCCAAGGTTTCCAAGCGCTTAAAAGAAGTTTACCTCAAGAGTGAAGCCATTCTAAAAGATAACGATCAGGGGCCACTGCTGCTATGGCGCGGGCGTGAAATGATCGAGATTCTTATCACTCTATCGATGGATAAAGCCACATTGGTTGCGGCGCTATTGTTCCCCATAGTGTCAAGTGGCGCTTACCCGCGAGCTCAGTTCGAAGAAGATTTCGGCAAAGAAACCATCAAACTCATCGATGGTGTCGAAGAGATGGCTGCACTTGGCCAACTGAACGTGACCCTAGAGGGAAGCGCCGCTTCATCTCAAGTGGACAACGTGCGTCGCATGTTATTGGCTATGGTCGATGACTTTCGCTGTGTGATCATCAAGCTGGCTGAGCGTATTGCTAATTTGGTTGAGGTTAAAAAAGCGCCAGATGAGGTGCGCCGCGCGGCTGCGCAAGAGTGTGCCAATATTTATGCGCCACTCGCCAATCGTCTGGGTATCGGTCAGCTCAAATGGGAAATGGAAGACTATGCGTTCCGTTACCAGCAGCCAGATACTTACAAGCAGATCGCCAAACAGCTTTCTGAGCGCCGAATCGTGCGCGAGCAGTACATTAAAAACTTTGTCGATGATCTGACGGCGGAAATGAAAGCGCTGGGCATCAACGCTGAAGTGAGTGGGCGGCCAAAGCATATTTACAGTATTTGGCGCAAGATGCAGAAAAAAGGCTTAGCGTTTGATGAGCTGTTTGATGTGCGAGCGGTGCGGATTATCGCCGATAAACTGCAAGACTGTTATGCCGCACTGGGCACGGTGCACACTAAATACAAGCACTTGCCTAGTGAGTTTGACGATTACGTCGCCAACCCTAAGCCGAATGGCTATCAATCGATTCATACCGTGATTTTAGGCCCGGAAGGCAAAACGATTGAGATCCAGATTCGCACTAAAGACATGCACGAAGACTCAGAGTTGGGCGTTGCTGCGCACTGGAAATATAAAGAGGGCGGTGGCGGTCGCAGCGGCTACGATGAGAAAATTACTTGGCTGCGTAAACTTCTCGATTGGCAAGAGGAGATGTCTGACTCGGGCGAAATGTTGGATGAACTGCGCAGTCAGGTGTTTGATGACCGCGTTTACGCCTTTACCCCGCGTGGTGATGTCGTTGACCTGCCAATGGGAGCGACGCCTCTCGACTTTGCTTACCACATCCACTCAGAAGTGGGTCACCGTTGTATCGGAGCCAAAGTCGGCGGTCGTATTGTTCCCTTTACCCATAAGTTGCAGATGGGCGATCAGGTTGAAATCATTACATCGAAAGAGCCGAATCCGTCACGCGATTGGCTTAACCCCAATATGGGTTTTGTTACCTCTGGTCGAGCTCGGGCGAAAATCAACGCCTGGTTCCGCAAGCAGTCTCGAGAGAAAAACCTCGAGGCGGGGCGTGAAATTTTAGAGGATGAACTGGCCAAAATAGGCGCTACCCTGAAAGATGCGGAGCACTATGCGCTGAAACGGTTTAACGTCAATAGTGCCGATGAGCTGTATGTCGGCGTGGGCAGCGGCGACCTGCGTATCAACCAAATCATTAATCATATTAATGCCTTGGTAAACAAACCCACAGCGGAAGAAGAAGACAAGCAAGCTCTGGAAAAACTTCAAGAAGCCGTTAATAAAGCACCGGCGCAAAGCCGCCCGAAAAAAGATGCCGTCGTGGTTGAAGGGGTCGATAACCTCATGACCCACCTGGCTCGCTGTTGTCAGCCGATCCCTGGCGATGATATTTGTGGCTATATCACTCAAGGTCGGGGCATTTCAGTGCATCGAAGTGATTGTGAGCAGTTGGAAGAGCTGCGTCATCACGCACCGGAGCGTATTATTGACACCGTTTGGGGTAGTGGTTTTGTCGGCTCCTATATTCTCACTGTGCGCGTTGAGGCCATGGAGCGCAGTGGATTGCTTAAAGACATCACCACGCTGTTTGCCAATGAAAAAATCAAAGTAACCAGTATGAAAAACCGGGTCGATTATCGTCGTCAACTGGCCATTATGGATTTTGACCTTGAAGTGACCAATATTGAAATCTTACAACGGGTTTCGAAGCGGGTAGAGCAGATCCGCGATGTTATGTCGGTCAAGCGTTTGGGTTAG
- the mazG gene encoding nucleoside triphosphate pyrophosphohydrolase, which yields MSHPIEQLEQIMAKLRDPEGGCPWDLKQNFDTIVPHTIEETYEVVDAIQNRDWPNLKEELGDLLFQVIFYSQLAKEQNLFDFSEVVEAVNEKLTRRHPHVFSDAEFESDEQINANWEAEKAKEKAQAGKSEQSILDSIPVSLPALSRATKIQKKCAKFGFDWDSIGPVVEKVQEEIEEVLDEALQVSPEQEKVELELGDLLFACVNLSRHLGANPEVALNKANLKFARRFRQVEQKVAQSGRNLSDCSLEQLEDYWQQVKRLEPDL from the coding sequence ATGAGTCATCCGATTGAACAGCTAGAACAGATCATGGCAAAGCTGCGCGATCCAGAAGGCGGTTGCCCTTGGGATCTGAAGCAGAATTTCGACACCATAGTGCCGCACACCATTGAAGAAACCTATGAAGTGGTGGATGCCATTCAAAATCGTGATTGGCCCAATCTCAAAGAAGAGCTTGGTGACTTGCTGTTTCAGGTGATTTTCTACAGCCAGTTAGCGAAAGAGCAGAACCTATTTGATTTTTCCGAGGTGGTTGAGGCCGTTAACGAAAAATTGACTCGCCGTCATCCGCATGTTTTTTCTGATGCCGAGTTTGAAAGCGATGAGCAGATCAATGCTAACTGGGAAGCAGAGAAAGCCAAAGAAAAAGCCCAAGCAGGAAAAAGTGAACAAAGTATCCTAGACTCTATACCAGTCTCTCTACCGGCACTTTCTCGTGCTACAAAGATACAGAAAAAGTGCGCAAAATTTGGCTTTGATTGGGACTCGATCGGACCAGTCGTCGAAAAAGTGCAAGAAGAGATTGAAGAGGTGCTAGACGAAGCTCTACAGGTATCACCCGAACAGGAAAAAGTCGAATTAGAGCTGGGGGATTTGCTGTTTGCCTGTGTCAACTTATCTCGTCATTTAGGCGCAAATCCGGAAGTCGCTTTAAACAAAGCGAATTTAAAATTTGCACGTCGATTCCGTCAAGTGGAACAGAAAGTGGCGCAATCGGGTCGTAATCTCAGCGACTGCTCTTTGGAGCAATTAGAAGATTATTGGCAGCAAGTAAAGCGACTTGAGCCAGATTTGTAG
- a CDS encoding CTP synthase — protein MTTNYIFVTGGVVSSLGKGIAAASLAAILEARGLKVTMMKLDPYINVDPGTMSPTQHGEVFVTEDGAETDLDLGHYERFIRTKMTKRNNFTAGRVYADVLRKERRGDYLGATIQVIPHITNAIKDRVIAGSEGHDVAIVEVGGTVGDIESLPFMEAIRQLAVELGRERAMFMHLTLVPYLAAAGEVKTKPTQHSVKELLSIGIQPDILVCRSDRMIPANERKKIALFCNVPEKAVISMKDVDSIYKIPQLVKSQGLDDLVCARFGIDAPEANLSEWEQVIYEEANPTGEVTIGMVGKYIELPDAYKSVNEALKHAGLKNRLSVKIKYVDSQDLESKGVELLADLDAILVPGGFGDRGVEGKILAAQYARENKVPYLGICLGMQVALIEYARNVAGMEGAHSTEFNKETKYPVVGLITEWVDESGNVEERTEKSDLGGTMRLGSQLCHLEKGTKARELYGSATIHERHRHRYEVNNHLRPQIEKAGLKVSGLSADKKLVEVIENPAHPWFVAAQFHPEFTSTPRDGHPLFAGFVKAAGEYQRSESEK, from the coding sequence ATGACGACAAATTACATTTTTGTTACTGGCGGGGTTGTATCCTCTCTAGGTAAAGGTATTGCAGCAGCATCCCTTGCGGCTATTCTAGAAGCTCGTGGTCTAAAAGTGACTATGATGAAGCTTGACCCTTACATCAACGTTGACCCAGGCACAATGAGCCCAACTCAACACGGTGAGGTGTTTGTCACGGAAGATGGCGCTGAAACTGACCTTGACCTAGGTCATTACGAGCGTTTTATCCGCACCAAAATGACCAAGCGCAACAACTTCACAGCAGGTCGTGTTTACGCAGACGTTCTTCGTAAAGAGCGTCGTGGTGATTACCTCGGTGCAACCATTCAGGTTATTCCTCATATTACTAATGCGATCAAAGATCGTGTTATTGCAGGTTCAGAAGGCCACGATGTCGCCATCGTTGAGGTTGGCGGCACGGTCGGTGATATCGAATCTCTACCTTTCATGGAAGCCATTCGTCAGCTCGCAGTCGAGCTTGGCCGTGAGCGCGCGATGTTTATGCACCTGACACTGGTTCCTTACCTTGCAGCAGCGGGCGAAGTAAAAACTAAGCCAACTCAGCACTCGGTAAAAGAGTTGCTTTCTATCGGTATCCAGCCAGACATCCTTGTGTGTCGTAGCGATCGCATGATCCCAGCGAATGAGCGTAAGAAAATCGCGCTATTCTGTAACGTACCTGAGAAAGCAGTTATCTCGATGAAGGATGTAGACTCTATCTACAAGATCCCTCAACTTGTCAAATCTCAAGGCCTGGATGATCTCGTTTGTGCGCGCTTCGGTATTGATGCGCCAGAAGCTAACCTGTCTGAATGGGAACAGGTTATCTATGAAGAAGCGAACCCTACCGGTGAAGTTACGATTGGTATGGTTGGTAAGTACATCGAACTACCAGACGCTTACAAGTCAGTGAACGAAGCACTGAAACATGCTGGCCTTAAGAACCGTCTCAGCGTAAAAATTAAATACGTCGATTCTCAAGATCTAGAAAGCAAAGGGGTTGAACTGCTTGCTGACCTAGATGCTATTCTGGTTCCTGGTGGCTTTGGCGACCGTGGTGTCGAAGGTAAAATCCTTGCCGCGCAATACGCTCGTGAGAACAAGGTGCCATACCTAGGTATCTGTTTGGGTATGCAAGTGGCACTGATCGAATACGCGCGTAATGTTGCGGGTATGGAAGGTGCGCACTCAACAGAGTTCAACAAAGAGACTAAGTACCCAGTTGTGGGTCTGATTACCGAGTGGGTTGACGAGTCGGGCAACGTGGAAGAGCGTACTGAGAAGTCAGACTTAGGCGGCACAATGCGTCTTGGTTCACAGCTGTGTCACCTAGAAAAAGGCACCAAAGCTCGTGAACTTTACGGTAGCGCGACTATCCATGAACGTCATCGCCATCGTTACGAAGTGAACAACCATCTTCGTCCACAGATTGAAAAAGCAGGTTTGAAAGTGTCTGGCCTATCCGCAGACAAAAAACTGGTAGAAGTGATTGAGAACCCAGCCCACCCTTGGTTTGTCGCGGCTCAGTTCCACCCAGAATTCACTTCGACACCTCGTGATGGCCATCCACTATTTGCAGGTTTCGTTAAAGCGGCTGGTGAATACCAACGCAGCGAATCAGAGAAGTAA
- the eno gene encoding phosphopyruvate hydratase, with protein MSKIVKVLGREIIDSRGNPTVEAEVHLEGGFVGMAAAPSGASTGSREALELRDGDKARFLGKGVLKAVEAVNGAIAEALVGKDAKDQAAIDAVMIELDGTENKSKFGANAILAVSLANAKAAAASKGMPLYEHIAELNGTAGQFSMPLPMMNIINGGEHADNNVDIQEFMIQPVGAKTLKEGLRIGAEVFHNLAKVLKSKGYSTAVGDEGGFAPNLKSNAEALEVIAEAVAAAGYELGKDVTLAMDCAASEFFDKEAGIYNMKGEGKTFSSEEFNHYLAELAQKFPIVSIEDGLDESDWDGFKHQTELLGDKLQLVGDDLFVTNTKILAEGIEKGVANSILIKFNQIGSLTETLAAIKMAKDAGYTAVISHRSGETEDATIADLAVGTAAGQIKTGSMSRSDRVAKYNQLIRIEEALGERAPYNGLKEVKGQA; from the coding sequence ATGTCTAAGATCGTTAAAGTTCTAGGTCGTGAAATCATCGATTCACGTGGTAACCCAACTGTAGAAGCTGAAGTACACCTAGAAGGCGGTTTCGTAGGTATGGCGGCTGCTCCATCTGGCGCATCAACTGGTTCACGTGAAGCACTTGAGCTTCGTGACGGCGACAAAGCTCGTTTCCTAGGTAAAGGTGTTCTTAAAGCTGTTGAAGCTGTAAACGGTGCAATCGCAGAAGCTCTAGTGGGCAAAGATGCGAAAGACCAAGCAGCAATCGATGCAGTAATGATCGAGCTAGACGGTACTGAGAACAAATCTAAGTTCGGTGCTAACGCAATCCTAGCGGTTTCTCTAGCGAACGCTAAAGCGGCTGCAGCGTCTAAAGGTATGCCTTTGTACGAGCACATCGCTGAACTAAACGGTACTGCTGGTCAGTTCTCTATGCCTCTACCTATGATGAACATCATCAACGGTGGTGAGCACGCAGACAACAACGTTGACATCCAAGAGTTCATGATTCAGCCAGTTGGCGCTAAGACTCTTAAAGAAGGTCTACGTATCGGTGCAGAAGTATTCCACAACCTAGCTAAAGTTCTTAAGTCTAAAGGCTACAGCACTGCAGTTGGTGACGAAGGTGGTTTCGCTCCTAACCTTAAGTCTAACGCAGAAGCGCTAGAAGTTATCGCAGAAGCTGTTGCTGCTGCTGGTTACGAACTAGGTAAAGACGTGACTCTAGCGATGGACTGTGCAGCATCTGAGTTCTTCGACAAAGAAGCTGGCATCTACAACATGAAAGGCGAAGGTAAGACTTTCTCTTCTGAAGAGTTCAACCACTACCTAGCTGAGCTAGCTCAGAAATTCCCAATCGTTTCTATCGAAGACGGTCTAGACGAGTCTGACTGGGATGGCTTCAAGCACCAAACTGAACTACTAGGTGACAAGCTTCAACTAGTAGGTGACGACCTATTCGTTACTAACACTAAGATCCTTGCTGAAGGTATCGAGAAAGGCGTTGCTAACTCTATCCTTATCAAGTTCAACCAAATCGGTTCTCTAACTGAGACTCTAGCTGCAATCAAGATGGCTAAAGACGCAGGTTACACAGCAGTAATCTCTCACCGTTCTGGCGAAACTGAAGATGCAACTATCGCTGATCTAGCGGTAGGTACAGCTGCAGGCCAAATCAAGACGGGTTCTATGAGCCGTTCTGACCGTGTTGCTAAGTACAACCAACTAATCCGTATCGAGGAAGCGCTAGGTGAGCGTGCTCCTTACAACGGTCTTAAAGAAGTTAAAGGCCAAGCTTAA
- a CDS encoding multifunctional CCA addition/repair protein, with protein sequence MQRYLVGGAVRDQLLNIDVYDQDWVVVGATPDELIALGYTPVGKDFPVFLHPKTKQEHALARTERKTSSGYTGFDCYFAPDVTLEQDLERRDLTINAMAQDQYGNIVDPFNGQADLQDRLLRHVSDAFIEDPLRVLRVARFAAKLHHLGFTVAPETLELMREISHSGELEHLTPERVWQEWHKSLSTRNPQIFLDVLKQCDALKIVLPEIDALFGVPQPEKWHPEVDTGVHTLLVAKQAALLSDSLPVRFASQVHDLGKGITPESEWPSHKLHCHTGLKLIKKLCERIRVPNEFKELALMVCEQHSNIHRAAELRPETKLKVLNKFDVWRKPDRLEDILLCCMADSRGRTGYGQIEYPQKVLFEQAYRAALSVNVQDIIKDGYTGADIRAEMEKRRVEAIRASEG encoded by the coding sequence GTGCAAAGATACCTTGTTGGTGGCGCCGTTCGCGACCAGTTGTTAAATATTGACGTCTACGATCAAGACTGGGTGGTGGTCGGCGCCACACCAGACGAATTGATTGCTCTAGGCTATACCCCTGTGGGTAAAGACTTTCCGGTATTTCTTCACCCAAAAACCAAACAGGAGCACGCTCTAGCACGCACAGAACGCAAAACTTCAAGCGGTTACACTGGTTTCGACTGTTACTTTGCCCCGGACGTAACCCTAGAGCAAGATCTTGAACGACGCGACTTGACCATCAATGCCATGGCGCAAGATCAGTACGGCAACATTGTCGATCCATTTAATGGCCAGGCCGATTTGCAGGATCGCTTGCTACGCCACGTTTCCGATGCTTTTATCGAGGATCCGCTACGAGTGCTGCGGGTTGCCCGTTTTGCCGCCAAACTACACCACTTGGGTTTTACCGTTGCACCAGAAACGTTAGAGCTGATGCGTGAGATCAGCCACTCAGGAGAGCTTGAACACTTAACGCCTGAACGCGTATGGCAGGAGTGGCATAAATCCTTGTCCACCCGTAATCCGCAGATCTTTCTCGACGTACTAAAACAGTGTGACGCACTAAAAATCGTGTTACCAGAAATCGACGCCCTGTTTGGTGTACCACAACCAGAGAAGTGGCATCCTGAGGTTGATACCGGCGTTCACACCCTTCTTGTAGCAAAACAAGCCGCACTATTGAGCGATTCCCTTCCGGTTCGTTTTGCTTCTCAGGTGCATGATTTAGGTAAAGGTATAACACCAGAATCAGAGTGGCCGAGCCATAAGCTGCATTGTCATACTGGGCTTAAACTGATTAAAAAACTGTGTGAGCGTATCCGTGTCCCCAACGAGTTTAAAGAACTGGCTCTGATGGTTTGCGAGCAGCACTCAAACATTCATAGAGCCGCTGAGCTTCGCCCAGAAACCAAGCTCAAAGTACTTAACAAGTTCGATGTGTGGCGTAAACCGGACCGCCTAGAAGACATTTTGCTGTGTTGTATGGCGGATAGCCGCGGTCGAACTGGCTATGGACAGATTGAATACCCTCAAAAGGTGCTATTTGAGCAAGCCTATCGAGCTGCTCTGTCCGTCAATGTTCAGGACATTATTAAGGATGGGTATACAGGCGCGGATATTCGAGCTGAGATGGAAAAGCGCCGGGTTGAGGCGATTAGAGCCTCTGAAGGTTAG
- a CDS encoding ExeA family protein, with protein sequence MYLQHFALTELPFSIVPNSRFLYQSRRHQEALNQIQSGLGEGGGFAMLTGEVGTGKTTIAKSILNTLAANTRSALILNPTFSEIELLEAICDEFTIKYRSGASLKVLNQAIHQFLLDNHAQGIQTLLVIDEAQHLSADVLEQLRLLTNLETERQKLLKVLLIGQPELQQKLQMPQLRQLAQRITGRYHLLPLNQDETRDYIRFRLTLAGGSTDLFSLASIKYIARQTQGIPRLINLVCDACLKRAYTIGEPAPTQATVRATCDEVMSFQTASVQPKQYQAAGAERVMVKTLIAFSVSMGLSISAYVATPQLVTPLFSQLIEQAYPQVDNVEHIETVFPAELKQTLSQPSTQEQALSALYEVWGYRASVLDQLCLDESETRFRCAVEQGSLSQLAQHNTPVVLTLNIDGQTRFAVLYGLSQGQVQLLVNGQLIEFEQQWLATIWQGEYRRIWQGYWQQTLKSGMRGQQVALLDSHLSRVLGQPESAQPFFDNQLKQKVELFQRWQGLSVDGIAGQQTLRLLEVLSQPDAPKLTVKGESTHV encoded by the coding sequence ATGTATCTACAACATTTTGCGCTGACCGAGTTGCCTTTTTCGATTGTGCCAAACTCTCGTTTTCTTTATCAGAGCCGACGTCATCAAGAAGCGCTGAATCAGATTCAGTCGGGTCTGGGTGAAGGAGGCGGTTTTGCCATGCTTACCGGTGAGGTAGGGACTGGGAAAACCACCATCGCGAAATCGATACTCAATACCCTAGCAGCGAATACTCGTTCGGCACTGATCCTCAATCCTACCTTTAGCGAAATCGAATTGCTCGAAGCGATCTGTGATGAATTTACCATCAAGTATAGGTCGGGAGCGTCACTTAAGGTGTTGAACCAGGCCATTCATCAGTTTTTGTTAGATAACCATGCTCAAGGAATACAGACCTTACTGGTGATTGACGAAGCGCAGCACCTGTCAGCGGATGTACTTGAGCAGTTGCGACTGCTCACTAACCTAGAGACCGAACGGCAAAAGTTGCTGAAAGTGTTACTGATTGGTCAGCCAGAGCTGCAACAGAAATTGCAAATGCCACAGCTAAGGCAGTTAGCGCAGCGCATCACCGGGCGCTATCACTTACTGCCACTTAATCAAGATGAGACGCGTGACTACATCCGGTTTCGCTTAACCTTGGCGGGAGGCTCGACCGATCTTTTTTCTTTAGCCTCTATCAAATATATCGCGCGGCAAACTCAGGGCATCCCAAGACTGATTAACCTAGTTTGTGATGCCTGTTTGAAGCGGGCGTATACCATTGGTGAGCCTGCGCCGACCCAAGCGACGGTTCGAGCAACCTGTGATGAGGTCATGAGCTTTCAGACGGCCTCGGTTCAGCCCAAGCAATATCAAGCGGCTGGAGCAGAGCGAGTGATGGTAAAAACCTTAATCGCGTTCAGTGTTTCGATGGGGTTGTCCATCTCAGCGTATGTGGCTACGCCTCAGTTAGTGACGCCGCTTTTTTCGCAACTGATTGAGCAAGCCTACCCTCAGGTAGACAATGTGGAGCATATAGAGACAGTGTTTCCAGCGGAGCTAAAACAAACACTGAGTCAGCCTAGTACTCAAGAGCAAGCGTTGTCGGCTCTATATGAAGTGTGGGGCTATCGAGCGTCTGTGCTTGATCAGCTTTGCCTTGATGAGAGTGAAACGCGGTTTCGTTGCGCAGTCGAACAAGGAAGCTTATCTCAACTCGCACAGCACAATACCCCAGTAGTGCTCACTTTAAATATCGATGGCCAGACGCGCTTTGCGGTGCTCTATGGTTTGTCACAGGGGCAAGTTCAGCTATTAGTCAATGGTCAACTGATTGAGTTTGAGCAGCAATGGCTTGCCACTATCTGGCAAGGCGAGTACCGGCGAATTTGGCAAGGTTATTGGCAACAGACCTTAAAATCCGGCATGAGAGGTCAGCAAGTCGCGTTATTGGATAGCCACTTATCTCGGGTGCTGGGTCAACCCGAGTCGGCGCAGCCCTTTTTCGATAATCAACTGAAACAGAAGGTTGAGCTGTTTCAGCGCTGGCAAGGACTCAGTGTCGATGGTATCGCTGGGCAGCAAACCTTGCGCCTGCTCGAAGTGTTGTCACAGCCTGATGCGCCTAAACTCACGGTCAAAGGGGAAAGTACCCATGTCTAA
- a CDS encoding general secretion pathway protein GspB has product MSKVMQQLKHSEHRHLESGAASFASTQLYSPQNRRSRGWRYITIAIAPPLVVATGVALYTYQSQKQSWLESNVSRTISIEVPFEYQLEPAPDFGTLAVTYRQAPIEAPESMQQPLDSQPLAAEPTMDVESTAANSDGGESDLLQGIDLSELSPELAQRFEAALNSAPQAQQTQSSPKATNLSHHPEPWYGKLPAMNFQTHVYSSKADKRWVKINGVEYSEGDWINNSVELVTIEPQTCLIRFEGDLIEVPALYDWKG; this is encoded by the coding sequence ATGTCTAAAGTGATGCAGCAACTGAAACATTCGGAGCATCGTCACCTGGAGTCTGGTGCTGCGAGCTTTGCTTCAACCCAGCTCTATTCTCCACAAAACAGGCGCAGTCGGGGTTGGCGCTATATCACTATAGCCATAGCGCCACCACTCGTGGTTGCTACCGGAGTGGCGCTGTATACCTATCAATCTCAAAAGCAGTCTTGGCTTGAGTCGAATGTCAGTCGAACCATATCGATTGAGGTGCCGTTTGAGTATCAGCTTGAGCCAGCGCCAGACTTTGGCACGTTAGCTGTCACTTATAGGCAGGCCCCGATTGAAGCGCCAGAGTCGATGCAACAACCGTTGGATAGTCAACCGCTAGCTGCTGAGCCTACAATGGACGTCGAATCCACGGCTGCAAACAGTGATGGCGGTGAGTCTGACCTGTTGCAGGGGATTGACTTGTCGGAGCTTTCACCTGAGTTAGCGCAGCGCTTTGAAGCGGCACTCAACTCAGCGCCGCAAGCACAGCAGACCCAGTCTAGCCCTAAAGCCACCAATCTTTCTCATCATCCTGAACCTTGGTATGGAAAGCTTCCGGCGATGAACTTTCAGACTCATGTGTACTCAAGTAAAGCCGATAAGCGCTGGGTAAAAATTAACGGCGTGGAATATAGCGAGGGTGACTGGATTAATAACAGTGTTGAGCTGGTCACAATCGAACCGCAAACCTGCTTGATACGCTTTGAGGGGGATTTAATCGAGGTGCCAGCGTTATACGACTGGAAAGGCTAA
- a CDS encoding TIGR04211 family SH3 domain-containing protein: protein MKKLVCLVLVSMLAVPAAFAQNRYISDKLFTYMHSGPSNQFRIIGSVDAGDKVKVLSTNKDTGYTQVQDEKGRTGWVESRFVTNQESMALRLPRLEKELAEVKEKLANSRSNADQEKAGLIDSLETRNRQISELEQGYSEMSQQLAASQEEVRKLRAKLDTQKDDLLLKYFMYGGGVAGIGLLLGLILPHIIPRRKRSPSGWA, encoded by the coding sequence GTGAAAAAACTGGTTTGCTTGGTTTTAGTATCAATGCTGGCAGTTCCTGCTGCATTTGCTCAAAACCGTTATATCTCTGATAAGCTCTTCACTTATATGCACTCTGGCCCGAGCAACCAATTCCGCATTATTGGCAGCGTGGATGCTGGCGATAAAGTCAAGGTACTATCGACCAACAAAGACACAGGCTACACTCAAGTTCAAGATGAAAAAGGTCGTACAGGTTGGGTAGAAAGCCGCTTTGTCACCAACCAAGAGAGTATGGCACTTCGCCTTCCTCGCCTTGAAAAAGAACTGGCTGAAGTAAAAGAAAAATTGGCGAATTCCCGTTCGAATGCTGATCAAGAAAAAGCGGGCTTAATCGATTCCCTAGAAACGCGTAACCGCCAAATCAGTGAACTTGAGCAAGGCTACAGCGAAATGAGCCAACAACTGGCTGCCTCGCAAGAAGAGGTGCGCAAACTGCGCGCTAAGCTAGATACCCAGAAAGACGATCTGCTACTGAAATACTTTATGTACGGTGGTGGCGTTGCCGGTATCGGCTTGTTGCTCGGTTTAATTCTGCCACATATCATCCCGCGCAGAAAACGTTCGCCATCGGGCTGGGCTTAA